From Alienimonas californiensis, a single genomic window includes:
- a CDS encoding PVC-type heme-binding CxxCH protein, with protein sequence MSPSSSPRPAAAAAGLVRPLAACLLAFACVGSGPAAFADEPAPAADADLKLLFLGDDGPHQPRVRFAELAPALRSRGIELVYTDRMADLNAETLGRYDGLMLYANIDSIEKPQADAVLQYVEGGAGFVPLHCASFCWRNDPRTVALIGAQFLRHGTGTFSTTITEPEHPVMDGFDGFMSWDETYVHHLHNEDDRTVLAYREGGEQAPGNEREPWTWVRTQGEGRVFYTAWGHDARTFRNPGFQNLVARGTLWACGADPSAVPAYRERAPFTAPPMTELNPDRAEFEYVDVGPKIPNYTQGGGWGEQGAPQTLMQMPLSPEASLQHAVVPEGLEVKLYADERNFQAKPIAMTWDARGRLWICETVDYPNELGGGRDRIRICEDTDGDAVADKFTVFADGLSIPTAIVIARGGAIVQDGPQTVFLKDTDGDDVADVRKVLITGWALGDTHGGVSNFRYGLDNWIWSMQGYNNSSPRLVDENGNAGDPVQSFRQGFWRFKLSEPTTVADGAEAVPTVTDLEFVRSTNNNTWGLGISEEGLIFGSTANGNPSDFVPIPNRYYERVRGWAPQTLNGIADSYKYAPITEKIRQVDFFGGYTAGAGHALYTARAFPQPWWNRTAFTAGPTGHLVGTFVLTPDGADFTSTSPINLFASDDEWTAPIMAEVGPDGAVWVLDWYNYIVQHNPTPRGFETGKGAAYESDLRDKKRGRILRVVPDENADERLHDYSDLTNASDAELVAALSHPSMRWRLHAQRLLIERGATGVAEQLAALVSDESVDEIGLNVAAIHALHTLHGLDRLTPATLSAGLKHPSAGVRRNALALLSHDEVGAELLMAHDGLLRDGDAQVRLAATLALADLPDAALGERAGDLVAVLAANETDPVLTDALLAAAAAHPGAYLTAALAASKEAPPTAATVRIAAGVAEHVARSGPDRDALSAALAGMDGADDALVEAVLDGLTEGLPGQAPLESTAELDAALATAFRGVSAAAKGKLIQLASRTGSDVLDSFMEEIVAGLSDTLSDPSAPEERRLTAARDLIGFRPGDVGAVDEALMQITAQSSPQFARGLLAAVRTSRAPEAGAALAAAAPTFTPQVAAAAIDVLLSRPEWAAALLTAAESGELTLADLSIEQKAALRDFPNEVIRDRGRKLLEMDGGLPNADREEVLQSLLPLIERDGDLEKGIAVYKQHCAVCHKHGELGADIGPNLSGMVTHPREEILTHIIDPSRSVESNFRLYTALTAEGQVLQGMLTSETRTSVTLVDTKGKETSLAREDLLELQGSRKSLMPEGFEKQMTEAELVDLLTFLTAKGKYVPIPLDKVATAVSTKGLFHNGDDGPDRLIFSDWGPKSVGEVPFLLTDPAGKSKPNVVLLNGPNGSLPPSMPQSVALPYGATARAIHLLSGVGGWSFPYDRNETVSLIVRLRYADGTVEDHPLKNGVHFADYIRRVDVPGSEFAFALGEQQIRYLVVEPDRPEAEIDAIELVKGPDRSAPIVMAVTVEP encoded by the coding sequence ATGTCTCCGTCGTCGTCCCCCCGCCCCGCCGCCGCTGCCGCGGGCCTCGTCCGTCCGCTCGCGGCCTGCCTGCTGGCGTTCGCCTGCGTCGGCTCGGGGCCGGCGGCGTTCGCTGACGAACCGGCCCCCGCGGCGGACGCGGATCTGAAACTGTTGTTTCTGGGCGACGACGGCCCCCACCAGCCCCGCGTGCGGTTCGCGGAGCTGGCCCCGGCGCTGCGGAGCCGGGGGATCGAACTGGTCTACACCGACCGCATGGCGGATCTGAACGCCGAGACGCTCGGCCGCTACGACGGCCTGATGCTGTACGCCAATATTGATTCGATTGAAAAGCCGCAGGCCGACGCGGTTCTTCAATACGTGGAGGGCGGCGCCGGCTTCGTGCCGCTGCACTGCGCCAGTTTTTGCTGGCGGAACGATCCGCGGACGGTCGCCCTGATCGGCGCCCAGTTCCTCCGCCACGGGACCGGCACGTTCTCCACGACAATTACTGAGCCGGAGCATCCCGTCATGGACGGCTTCGACGGCTTTATGAGTTGGGACGAAACCTACGTCCATCACCTGCACAATGAAGACGACCGCACCGTCCTCGCCTATCGCGAAGGCGGGGAGCAGGCCCCGGGGAACGAACGCGAACCGTGGACCTGGGTCCGCACGCAGGGCGAGGGCCGGGTCTTTTATACCGCCTGGGGGCACGACGCCCGCACCTTCAGGAACCCCGGTTTTCAGAACCTCGTCGCCCGCGGCACGCTGTGGGCCTGCGGCGCCGACCCCTCCGCGGTCCCGGCCTACCGGGAGCGCGCGCCCTTCACCGCCCCGCCGATGACGGAATTGAACCCGGATCGGGCGGAGTTCGAATACGTCGACGTCGGCCCCAAAATCCCGAACTACACGCAGGGCGGGGGCTGGGGCGAACAGGGCGCTCCGCAGACGCTGATGCAGATGCCGCTCTCCCCGGAAGCGTCCCTCCAGCATGCGGTCGTGCCGGAGGGGTTGGAGGTCAAGCTGTACGCCGACGAACGGAACTTCCAGGCGAAGCCCATCGCGATGACCTGGGACGCCCGGGGCCGGCTGTGGATCTGCGAAACGGTCGACTATCCCAATGAACTCGGCGGCGGGCGGGACCGCATCCGCATCTGCGAGGACACCGACGGCGACGCCGTCGCCGACAAGTTCACCGTCTTCGCCGACGGGTTGAGCATTCCCACCGCGATCGTGATCGCCCGCGGCGGGGCGATCGTGCAGGACGGCCCGCAGACGGTCTTCCTCAAAGACACCGACGGCGACGACGTGGCCGACGTCCGCAAGGTTCTGATCACCGGCTGGGCGCTGGGCGACACCCACGGCGGCGTCAGCAACTTCCGCTACGGGCTGGACAACTGGATCTGGTCCATGCAGGGCTATAACAACAGCTCGCCGCGACTGGTGGACGAGAACGGAAACGCCGGCGACCCGGTGCAGTCCTTCCGGCAGGGTTTTTGGCGGTTCAAACTGTCCGAGCCGACAACCGTCGCCGACGGGGCCGAAGCCGTCCCGACCGTAACGGACCTCGAATTCGTCCGCTCCACGAACAACAACACCTGGGGCCTGGGCATCAGCGAGGAAGGGTTGATCTTCGGCTCCACGGCCAACGGCAACCCCAGCGATTTCGTGCCCATCCCGAACCGCTACTACGAACGGGTCCGCGGCTGGGCGCCGCAGACGCTGAACGGGATCGCAGACAGCTATAAATACGCCCCGATTACCGAGAAGATCCGCCAGGTGGACTTCTTCGGCGGCTACACCGCCGGAGCCGGCCACGCGCTGTATACGGCCCGGGCCTTTCCGCAGCCGTGGTGGAACCGCACCGCCTTCACCGCCGGGCCGACGGGGCACCTGGTGGGAACCTTCGTGCTGACCCCGGACGGGGCGGACTTCACCTCGACCAGCCCGATTAACCTGTTCGCCAGCGACGACGAATGGACCGCCCCCATCATGGCGGAGGTCGGCCCGGACGGCGCCGTTTGGGTGCTGGACTGGTACAACTACATCGTGCAGCACAACCCCACGCCCCGGGGCTTTGAAACCGGCAAGGGGGCCGCGTACGAGAGCGATCTGCGGGATAAAAAGCGCGGTCGCATCCTCCGTGTCGTCCCTGACGAGAACGCCGACGAGAGACTGCACGACTACTCCGACCTCACGAACGCGTCCGACGCTGAGTTGGTCGCCGCGCTGTCCCACCCCTCAATGCGGTGGCGACTGCACGCCCAACGGTTGCTGATCGAACGGGGCGCCACGGGCGTGGCCGAACAACTAGCGGCGCTGGTCTCGGACGAATCCGTGGATGAAATCGGCCTGAACGTCGCTGCGATCCACGCCCTGCACACGTTGCACGGGCTGGATCGGCTCACGCCGGCCACGCTCTCCGCCGGATTAAAACACCCCTCGGCCGGCGTGCGGCGGAACGCCCTCGCCCTGTTGTCGCACGATGAGGTCGGGGCCGAACTGCTGATGGCCCACGACGGGCTGCTGCGGGACGGGGACGCCCAGGTGCGGCTGGCGGCGACGCTGGCCTTGGCCGATCTGCCGGACGCGGCGCTTGGCGAGCGGGCCGGCGACCTCGTGGCGGTCCTCGCCGCGAACGAGACCGACCCGGTTCTGACCGACGCCCTGCTCGCCGCCGCGGCGGCCCACCCCGGGGCGTATCTGACCGCGGCGCTGGCCGCCTCGAAGGAGGCCCCGCCGACGGCGGCGACGGTGCGGATCGCCGCCGGCGTCGCGGAGCACGTCGCCCGCAGCGGACCGGATCGGGACGCCCTCTCCGCCGCCCTCGCCGGGATGGACGGCGCCGACGACGCCCTCGTCGAAGCCGTGCTGGACGGGCTGACGGAGGGCCTGCCGGGTCAGGCGCCGCTGGAATCGACCGCGGAACTCGACGCGGCGTTGGCGACGGCGTTCCGGGGCGTCTCCGCGGCGGCGAAGGGCAAGCTGATTCAACTCGCCTCCCGCACCGGCAGCGACGTGCTGGATTCCTTCATGGAGGAGATCGTCGCCGGGCTGAGCGACACGCTGTCCGACCCGAGCGCCCCGGAGGAGCGCCGGCTGACCGCCGCCCGCGACCTGATCGGCTTCCGCCCCGGCGACGTGGGGGCGGTCGACGAGGCGCTGATGCAGATCACCGCCCAGTCCTCCCCGCAGTTCGCCCGCGGGTTGCTGGCCGCGGTGCGGACCAGCCGGGCCCCGGAGGCCGGCGCCGCCCTCGCCGCCGCGGCCCCGACGTTCACCCCGCAAGTCGCCGCCGCGGCGATCGACGTGCTGCTGAGCCGGCCCGAATGGGCCGCGGCCCTGTTGACCGCGGCGGAGAGCGGCGAATTGACCCTCGCCGACCTCTCCATCGAGCAGAAGGCCGCCCTGCGGGACTTTCCCAATGAAGTGATCCGCGACCGCGGCCGCAAGTTGCTGGAAATGGACGGCGGGCTGCCGAACGCCGACCGGGAGGAGGTTCTGCAAAGCCTGCTCCCGCTGATCGAACGAGACGGCGACCTGGAAAAGGGCATCGCCGTCTATAAGCAGCACTGCGCCGTCTGCCACAAACACGGCGAGCTGGGAGCGGACATCGGTCCGAATCTCTCCGGCATGGTCACCCACCCGCGGGAGGAGATCCTCACGCACATCATCGACCCGTCCCGCAGCGTGGAGAGCAATTTTCGGCTTTATACGGCCCTGACGGCCGAGGGGCAGGTTCTGCAGGGGATGCTGACCTCCGAAACCCGCACCAGCGTCACGCTGGTGGATACGAAGGGGAAGGAGACCAGTCTGGCCCGGGAGGACCTGCTCGAATTGCAAGGCTCGCGGAAGTCTCTAATGCCGGAGGGCTTTGAAAAGCAGATGACCGAGGCGGAGCTGGTCGACCTGCTGACGTTCCTCACCGCGAAGGGCAAATACGTGCCGATCCCGCTGGATAAGGTCGCCACCGCGGTCAGCACCAAGGGGCTATTTCATAACGGCGACGACGGCCCGGATCGGCTGATCTTCTCCGACTGGGGGCCGAAGAGCGTCGGCGAGGTGCCTTTCCTGTTGACCGACCCGGCGGGGAAGTCGAAGCCGAACGTCGTGCTGCTGAACGGCCCGAACGGCTCGTTGCCGCCTTCGATGCCCCAGTCGGTCGCCCTGCCCTACGGGGCGACGGCGCGGGCGATCCACCTGCTCAGCGGCGTGGGCGGGTGGAGCTTCCCGTACGACCGGAACGAAACCGTCTCCCTGATCGTCCGCCTGCGGTACGCCGACGGTACGGTCGAGGATCACCCGCTGAAAAACGGCGTGCATTTTGCGGATTATATCCGCCGGGTGGACGTGCCGGGCAGCGAGTTCGCCTTTGCCCTCGGCGAGCAGCAGATCCGTTACCTCGTCGTGGAGCCGGATCGGCCGGAGGCGGAGATCGACGCGATCGAACTGGTGAAGGGCCCGGACCGCTCCGCCCCGATCGTGATGGCGGTGACCGTCGAACCCTGA
- a CDS encoding DUF1559 domain-containing protein, with translation MSVSHTRRRSGFTLIELLVVIAIIAILVSLLLPAVQQAREAARRSQCQNNLKNIGLACHNYLSTYKVFPSAGAQVNNEAYSPQLMILPYLDQTALWNQISKPYDNNQDGNIDPADPLERPFGRTHYDGAYTRFRIQIPTYLCPSDTAPLDPGSIADTNYGLCAGDNSGGAGEFNPNDPTNRGMFVIRQYFGVEGARDGTVNTLLFAEMGRYQNNGNYQARCMKDVSALTPGSGNNYGYTNPSACVTAAADPANPGLYPSTANLDARGHAYTDGGGLHASGFNTILPPNGPSCSHDGSPWNDSIMSAGSYHTGIVQAVMVDGSVKSISETIDSKTQGMSEAAVIRGRSPYGVWGALGTRDAGEAISGDAF, from the coding sequence ATGTCAGTGTCCCATACCAGGCGTCGGTCTGGCTTCACGCTCATCGAACTGCTGGTGGTCATCGCGATCATCGCGATCCTCGTCAGTCTGCTGCTCCCCGCCGTCCAGCAGGCCCGCGAAGCCGCCCGCCGCAGCCAGTGTCAGAACAACCTGAAGAATATCGGGCTCGCCTGCCATAACTACCTCAGCACGTACAAGGTCTTCCCGTCGGCCGGCGCTCAGGTGAATAACGAGGCCTACAGCCCGCAGCTGATGATCCTGCCGTACCTCGACCAGACGGCGCTGTGGAACCAGATCAGCAAACCGTACGACAATAATCAGGACGGCAACATCGATCCCGCCGACCCGCTCGAACGGCCCTTCGGGCGGACCCATTACGACGGCGCCTACACGCGCTTTCGCATCCAGATTCCGACGTACCTCTGCCCGTCGGACACCGCCCCGCTCGACCCTGGCAGCATCGCCGACACGAACTACGGCCTGTGCGCCGGCGACAACTCCGGCGGCGCCGGCGAGTTCAACCCCAATGACCCGACGAACCGTGGCATGTTCGTGATCCGGCAGTACTTCGGCGTCGAAGGCGCGCGGGACGGGACGGTGAATACGCTCCTGTTCGCGGAAATGGGTCGCTACCAAAACAACGGGAACTACCAGGCCCGGTGCATGAAGGACGTGAGCGCGCTGACCCCCGGGAGCGGCAACAACTACGGCTACACCAACCCCAGCGCGTGCGTCACGGCTGCGGCGGACCCGGCCAACCCCGGCCTCTACCCGAGCACCGCCAACCTCGACGCCCGCGGGCACGCCTACACGGACGGCGGCGGTCTGCACGCCAGCGGTTTCAATACGATCCTGCCGCCGAACGGCCCGAGCTGCTCTCACGACGGCTCCCCCTGGAACGACTCGATCATGTCCGCCGGGAGCTATCACACCGGGATCGTCCAGGCCGTGATGGTCGACGGCTCGGTGAAGAGCATCTCCGAGACGATTGACTCGAAGACCCAGGGAATGTCCGAAGCCGCCGTGATCCGCGGTCGCAGCCCGTACGGCGTCTGGGGCGCCCTCGGCACCCGTGACGCCGGCGAAGCCATCAGCGGCGACGCGTTCTGA
- the msrA gene encoding peptide-methionine (S)-S-oxide reductase MsrA, with protein sequence MTATPSHDTEIATFAAGCFWGVEDTFRKTPGVLDAVSGYIGGHTQNPSYEDVCYRDTGHAEAVEVTFDPARVSFEQLLGQFRELHDPTQVNRQGPDVGSQYRSAIFTHSPEQQAAAEEWKRGLNESGTLPRPVATQIVPAETFYRAEEYHQRYFEKSGRSACHI encoded by the coding sequence ATGACCGCGACCCCCTCGCACGACACCGAAATCGCCACCTTCGCCGCCGGGTGTTTCTGGGGCGTCGAGGACACCTTTCGGAAGACCCCCGGCGTGCTCGACGCCGTCTCCGGGTACATCGGCGGGCACACCCAGAACCCCTCCTACGAGGACGTCTGCTACCGCGACACCGGCCACGCCGAGGCCGTCGAAGTCACGTTCGACCCGGCGAGGGTGTCGTTCGAACAGCTCCTGGGGCAGTTCCGCGAACTGCACGACCCGACGCAGGTGAACCGGCAGGGGCCGGACGTGGGCAGCCAGTACCGCAGCGCGATCTTCACCCACTCCCCGGAGCAGCAGGCTGCCGCGGAGGAGTGGAAACGCGGCCTGAACGAGTCCGGCACGCTGCCGCGGCCCGTCGCCACTCAGATCGTGCCCGCGGAGACCTTCTACCGGGCCGAGGAGTACCACCAGCGGTACTTCGAAAAGAGCGGCCGCAGCGCGTGTCATATTTAG
- a CDS encoding right-handed parallel beta-helix repeat-containing protein, with the protein MALWAAGEGDGEFTVLELGEDFARVARDDGAEPLVLRPAPPDSRPPAASGVPSRAPGVVPGRWAALRPSSAEPSRRPRINRATLAAEGARLSVSACDAATVEDCVTTNCRGDGYYALGGDAVFRNCSAASVGGAGFRLIDGGAVDPEDCTVEGFAAESGAAGFSLVRCGDAALNRCAAAFGLGDGLSLHDGGTGPYPDGAFRATVTNLLAREVPCGVRVGAACTATLRHLTTDADGTGLHVAGGAAAAINSLFVGGTHGVRRDAGTLALDHVLLHGPTPAAGALPGPNDLLADPGFRDAAGDLRLVVGSPAINAGRDLGGTVDDDLTGAPRPSFGRCKLGAY; encoded by the coding sequence GTGGCGCTGTGGGCCGCCGGCGAGGGGGACGGGGAGTTCACGGTGCTGGAGCTCGGTGAGGACTTCGCCCGGGTGGCGCGGGACGACGGGGCGGAGCCGCTCGTGCTGCGGCCGGCGCCGCCGGATTCCCGCCCCCCCGCTGCGTCCGGCGTCCCCTCCCGCGCCCCAGGCGTCGTCCCGGGCCGCTGGGCGGCGCTGCGGCCGTCGTCGGCCGAGCCGAGCCGCCGCCCGCGGATCAACCGTGCGACGCTCGCCGCGGAGGGCGCCCGTCTGTCCGTCTCCGCCTGCGACGCGGCGACCGTGGAGGACTGCGTGACGACGAACTGCCGGGGGGACGGGTATTACGCCCTCGGCGGGGACGCGGTCTTTCGAAACTGCTCCGCCGCGTCCGTCGGCGGGGCCGGGTTCCGGCTGATTGACGGCGGCGCGGTCGACCCGGAGGACTGCACCGTCGAGGGCTTCGCCGCCGAGAGCGGCGCCGCGGGCTTCTCCCTCGTCCGCTGCGGGGACGCCGCCCTGAACCGCTGCGCGGCGGCGTTCGGCCTCGGCGACGGGCTGAGCCTTCACGACGGCGGGACCGGGCCGTACCCGGACGGGGCGTTTCGGGCGACGGTGACGAACCTGCTCGCCCGGGAGGTGCCGTGCGGCGTGCGCGTCGGCGCGGCCTGCACGGCGACGCTACGGCACCTCACGACCGACGCCGACGGCACCGGCCTACACGTCGCCGGGGGCGCCGCGGCCGCGATCAACAGCCTGTTCGTCGGCGGCACGCACGGCGTGCGCCGGGACGCGGGAACCCTGGCGCTGGACCACGTCCTGCTGCACGGTCCGACGCCCGCCGCCGGGGCGCTCCCCGGGCCGAACGACCTGCTCGCCGATCCCGGCTTCCGCGACGCCGCCGGCGATCTGCGGCTCGTGGTCGGCTCCCCCGCAATCAACGCCGGCCGGGACCTCGGCGGGACGGTCGACGACGACCTCACCGGCGCCCCCCGGCCCAGCTTCGGGCGCTGCAAACTGGGCGCCTACTAG
- a CDS encoding XylR family transcriptional regulator, with the protein MPFRRRSVALLIETSNSYARGLLAGINAWQQEHEAWSTYLPEQERGALPPEWIERWGGDGIVARVESPAVAEALARSGTPVVDVSSGRHLPEAPCVETDNPAIARAAFEHLTDRGFASLAFCGVSRFRWSAERRDAFAALAAEAELPCALYDGAPDGDSERSWSQERERLGAWLTALPKPVGVMACYDIQAQWLLDVCREVGVSVPEEAAVIGVDDDWLLCELATPPLSSVIPDTRRTGYEAASRLDDLMSGRRVDPAPVFMQPVGVATRQSTDVLAIADRDVAAAVQFIRQRASSGINVADVLRAVPVSRRSLEDRFRAILGRTPHEEIARVRLNRVRRLLRETELPIGEIAARAGYRSAAYLSAAFRKSVGCSPRDYRHGDKG; encoded by the coding sequence ATGCCGTTTCGCCGCCGCTCCGTCGCCCTGCTGATCGAGACGTCCAACTCCTACGCCCGCGGTTTACTGGCGGGAATTAACGCCTGGCAGCAGGAGCACGAGGCCTGGTCGACCTATCTGCCGGAGCAGGAACGCGGGGCCCTGCCGCCGGAGTGGATCGAGCGGTGGGGCGGCGACGGGATCGTGGCCCGGGTGGAGTCCCCCGCGGTGGCGGAGGCCCTGGCCCGCAGCGGGACGCCGGTGGTCGACGTCAGTTCCGGCCGCCATCTGCCGGAGGCCCCCTGCGTGGAGACGGACAACCCCGCGATCGCCCGGGCGGCGTTCGAGCACCTGACCGACCGCGGCTTCGCCTCGCTGGCGTTCTGCGGGGTGTCGCGGTTTCGCTGGTCGGCGGAGCGTCGCGACGCCTTCGCGGCGCTTGCCGCCGAGGCCGAGCTTCCCTGCGCCCTGTACGACGGGGCGCCGGACGGGGACTCGGAGCGTTCCTGGTCGCAGGAGCGGGAACGACTGGGCGCCTGGTTGACGGCGTTGCCCAAGCCCGTGGGCGTGATGGCCTGCTACGACATTCAGGCCCAGTGGTTGTTGGACGTGTGTCGGGAGGTCGGCGTGTCGGTGCCCGAGGAGGCGGCGGTGATCGGCGTGGACGACGACTGGCTGCTGTGCGAACTCGCCACGCCGCCCCTCTCCAGCGTGATCCCCGACACCCGCCGCACCGGCTACGAGGCCGCGTCCCGGCTGGATGATCTCATGTCCGGACGGCGCGTCGATCCGGCCCCGGTGTTTATGCAGCCGGTGGGCGTGGCGACGCGGCAATCCACGGACGTCCTCGCCATCGCCGACCGGGACGTCGCCGCGGCGGTGCAGTTCATCCGCCAGCGGGCGAGTTCGGGAATCAACGTCGCGGACGTGCTCCGGGCCGTGCCGGTCTCCCGCCGGTCGCTGGAGGATCGGTTCCGGGCGATTCTCGGCCGCACCCCGCACGAGGAGATCGCGCGGGTGCGGCTGAACCGCGTCCGGCGCCTGCTGCGGGAAACGGAACTGCCGATCGGGGAGATCGCCGCCCGAGCCGGCTACCGCTCCGCCGCCTACCTGTCCGCCGCGTTCCGCAAGAGCGTGGGCTGCTCCCCCCGGGACTACCGCCATGGCGACAAGGGCTGA
- a CDS encoding Gfo/Idh/MocA family protein, with the protein MSAPKNVAMVGLGFGAEFIPIYQAHPNATVAALCRRDEAKLKASGERFGVETLYTEYADVLADPSIDFVHINSPIPDHARMTLQALDAGKHVMCTVPMATTVEDCRKIVEKVKETGLKYMMAETVVYSREYLFVKDLYDRGELGEVQYLAASHPQDMNGWPEYWERMIPMHYATHVVSPCLDLLDSSAEAVSCFGSGRVRDDIREKSGNKFAVETCHIKFKDRDLTAHIWRFLYDVARQYRESFDVYGTKKSFEWTLVEDEPMVLHTAGRPEKEIPEKIEIPDFADRLPEEIRRFTLPAEIQDAEHLSFLQGGGHGGSHPHLVHEMVSALVEDRDPRPNAVTSANWTCVGLCAHESALKGGELVRLPEFTLA; encoded by the coding sequence ATGTCCGCCCCCAAGAACGTCGCGATGGTCGGCCTCGGCTTCGGAGCCGAGTTCATCCCGATCTATCAGGCTCACCCGAACGCGACCGTCGCGGCCCTCTGCCGGCGGGACGAAGCGAAGCTGAAGGCCTCCGGCGAGCGGTTCGGAGTGGAGACGCTCTATACCGAGTACGCCGACGTGCTGGCCGATCCGTCGATCGACTTCGTCCACATCAACAGCCCGATCCCGGATCACGCCCGGATGACGTTGCAGGCGCTGGACGCCGGCAAGCACGTCATGTGCACCGTGCCGATGGCGACCACCGTCGAAGACTGCCGCAAGATCGTGGAGAAGGTCAAGGAGACCGGCTTGAAATACATGATGGCCGAAACGGTCGTCTACAGCCGCGAGTATCTCTTCGTCAAAGACCTTTACGACCGGGGCGAACTGGGCGAGGTGCAGTACCTCGCCGCCTCGCACCCGCAGGATATGAACGGCTGGCCGGAATATTGGGAGCGGATGATCCCGATGCACTACGCCACGCACGTCGTCAGCCCCTGCCTGGACCTGCTGGACAGTTCGGCGGAGGCCGTCAGCTGTTTCGGCAGCGGCCGGGTGCGGGACGACATCCGCGAGAAATCCGGCAACAAGTTCGCCGTCGAAACCTGCCATATCAAGTTCAAGGACCGCGACCTCACCGCCCATATCTGGCGGTTCCTGTACGACGTCGCCCGGCAGTACCGGGAGAGCTTCGATGTCTACGGCACGAAAAAGAGCTTTGAATGGACCTTGGTGGAGGACGAGCCGATGGTCCTGCACACCGCCGGCAGGCCGGAGAAGGAGATCCCGGAAAAAATTGAGATCCCGGACTTCGCCGACCGGCTGCCCGAGGAAATCCGCCGGTTTACCCTGCCCGCCGAGATTCAAGACGCGGAACACCTCTCCTTCCTGCAGGGCGGCGGCCACGGCGGCTCGCACCCGCACTTGGTGCACGAGATGGTCTCCGCGCTCGTTGAAGACCGCGACCCGCGGCCGAACGCCGTCACCAGCGCCAACTGGACCTGCGTGGGTCTGTGCGCGCACGAATCGGCGTTGAAGGGCGGCGAATTGGTCCGCCTGCCGGAGTTCACGCTGGCCTGA